The Acidovorax sp. RAC01 genomic sequence ACCGGAGCAGTGCGGTGGATTTCTCGCAGCGGATGCCGCCGGTGCAGAACATGGCCACGCGCGGCTTGTGGGCCAGCAGGCCGCCGGGCTGGCTCTCACGCGCCACCCACGCCGGGAACTCGGCAAACGCGCGCGTGTGCGGGTTCACGGCGCGCTCGAAGGTGCCGATACCCACCTCGTAGTCATTGCGGGTGTCCACCACCACCACAGCAGGGTCGGCGATCAGGGCATTCCAGTCTTCGGGCTTGACGTAGGTACCGGCGTTGCGTGCGGGGTTCAGGCCCGGCACGCCCAGCGTGACGATTTCGCGCTTGAGGCGCACCCGCATCCGGTAGAACGGCATGCGCGTGGCATAGGCCTCCTTGTGCTGCAGGCGGGCAAACCGCATATCGCCATGCAGCCATGCCAGCACAGCACGCACACCGGGTTCCTCACCGGCGATGGTGCCGTTGATGCCCTCCGGTGCCAGCAACAGCATGCCCCGGACACCCTGGGCGTCGCACAGATCCTGCAGCGGCGAGCGCAGCTGCGCGCAGTCGGGCAGGTCCACAAACTGGTAGAGCGCAACCGTGAGAAATCGGGGTGTGACAGGGTCCACAGGCGGGGCTTCGCAGGGGCAAAAACGCCCGATGATACCGGCCGCTATTCGATGGGATGCAGGCACGACAACGGTGCCGCAGGGGTGATGGACGGGCCATCTTCGGTGGCTCTTTTCTGGTGACTTGCAACTAGCGCCTCATCGCCACCATCAAGATTCCGGAAGCATCGCCCAAGCGGCGCCACCTGAAAAACGTGCCTTAAGACGCTGGCGGGCCACCACGAGCACACTGGCTGGCTGCGGCCTGAAGCGCGACCCGATGTCGGTGCAGGCGCGCATCGTGGGCATCACCGACATCTTCGAAGCGCTGACCGCCGCCAACCGCACGAGGCCGCAGCTGCACGCGGCGTCAAGTGCCGTCATTTTGTGAATGCCCCATAAAAAATGTCCGACCCAGCAGGATGCCGAATCGGACATTTCGGTATTCGCGAAGCCCTGCTTCTACTTTCCGATAACTTGGAGTAATAAAAAATCCCGTTTAAATTGCCTGTTCGTCAGCTCCCTTCTTTAAAAAGAATAACGCAGACCTGCGCCGATAGCGGTCAGTTTTGCTCCGTTGCCGATGCCCCCCAGGCCGCCCGCATCGTAGTCATAGCGTGCCCTGTTCCCGTTTCGCAGTACCGAGACAAAAGTATCGAAGACCAATTCTTTGCTGATTGCGTAGTTGTACGCAAGCACGATTTGGCGCATGCCGGTATTAGCCCCATTCAAGGCCGTGCCATTGGCTAGGCTGCCAGAAATGTTTCCGGCTGATCCGAAGCCACCATAAACCGCGTGTTTGCCAAAGTTGTGTTTCGCACCGACGACCCAACCCGACTTTGAAAGTGAACGGCGCGCCGTACCGGTGGCTGTATCGTCGGAATATTCCTGTCGGTCAAAGGTAATCGCGACGATAGTGCTGGTAGGCAGCGTGTATCGTGCGCCTACGCGGAACACCTTGTCGCTCGTCTTTGATCC encodes the following:
- the trhO gene encoding oxygen-dependent tRNA uridine(34) hydroxylase TrhO, which codes for MDPVTPRFLTVALYQFVDLPDCAQLRSPLQDLCDAQGVRGMLLLAPEGINGTIAGEEPGVRAVLAWLHGDMRFARLQHKEAYATRMPFYRMRVRLKREIVTLGVPGLNPARNAGTYVKPEDWNALIADPAVVVVDTRNDYEVGIGTFERAVNPHTRAFAEFPAWVARESQPGGLLAHKPRVAMFCTGGIRCEKSTALLRSQGFDEVFHLEGGILKYLETVPEEDSLWHGDCFVFDERVSVGHGLAPGHHQLCRSCRMPLGDAELQSPHYVAGVSCPYCHGTRTPEQERALAERERQMQLAALRGAEHIGARQPGTPARQHGTDDERTGDIAP